In the genome of Vibrio sp. 16, one region contains:
- a CDS encoding fructose-6-phosphate aldolase has protein sequence MIELYLDTADVAEVKRFNQCLPLKGVTTNPSILAKSKQGLNETLAGMQEALGGTPRFHAQVVSSTVEGMLAEARQLNELPYDMVVKVPATETGLAAIKLMKKEGIQVLATAIYSAQQGFLAALCGADYLAPYVNRIDAMNGNGVEVVADLQLLLDQNQLPAKILAASFKNTQQAMEVMKLGIEAITLPTDVAAQMFAHPAVKPAVEQFDKDWKETFGEKLSFES, from the coding sequence ATGATTGAACTTTATTTAGATACTGCTGATGTGGCAGAAGTAAAACGCTTTAACCAGTGCCTACCGCTAAAAGGCGTGACGACAAACCCAAGCATTTTGGCGAAGTCAAAACAGGGACTAAATGAAACCCTAGCAGGCATGCAAGAAGCACTTGGCGGTACACCTCGCTTTCACGCTCAAGTCGTGAGTTCAACCGTCGAAGGTATGCTGGCAGAAGCGCGCCAACTGAATGAATTGCCTTACGATATGGTGGTAAAAGTGCCAGCAACAGAAACCGGCTTAGCGGCAATTAAGCTAATGAAAAAAGAGGGAATTCAGGTTCTTGCTACCGCTATCTATTCAGCTCAACAAGGCTTCCTTGCAGCGCTGTGCGGTGCAGACTACCTAGCACCTTACGTAAACCGCATTGATGCGATGAACGGCAACGGTGTTGAAGTGGTCGCGGATCTTCAATTGTTGCTCGATCAAAACCAATTACCAGCGAAGATTTTGGCAGCCAGCTTCAAGAACACTCAACAAGCGATGGAGGTGATGAAACTGGGTATCGAAGCCATTACATTACCAACTGATGTGGCGGCACAAATGTTCGCACATCCAGCAGTAAAACCGGCGGTTGAACAGTTCGATAAAGACTGGAAAGAGACGTTCGGCGAGAAACTTTCATTTGAAAGCTAG
- a CDS encoding glycyl-radical enzyme activating protein, with the protein MYFNIQRFSTHDGDGIRSILFLKGCSLSCPWCQNPESRSEKHSLLFDQRSCMEGCQLCVSAYQATTQSTAGIETVGDGIQRIDNQIIINRKAIKEDQLIALRNVCPTQALTVCGEEAKSDMLFDTLMKDKPFYDQSQGGVTFSGGEPLMQADLVAELAQRLHDNQVSTAIESCMHVPWKNVEKAAPYIDCWLADLKHTDEEKFLSWAKGSLKRIKDNFRKLAPIAKRIVIRVPVVPGFNDTIEELQDIIDFAASLESCQELHLLPYHTLGINKYRLLDMPYECSDKPLNKPELLESAMQYASENTQLNVIVRG; encoded by the coding sequence ATGTATTTCAATATTCAACGATTCTCTACCCATGATGGCGATGGCATTCGTTCCATTCTTTTTCTTAAAGGATGCAGCTTGTCTTGCCCTTGGTGTCAAAACCCAGAAAGCCGCAGCGAAAAGCATTCACTCTTATTTGATCAGCGAAGCTGTATGGAAGGTTGCCAGCTGTGCGTTTCTGCGTATCAAGCCACAACTCAATCCACAGCGGGTATTGAAACGGTGGGTGATGGTATTCAACGCATCGACAACCAGATCATCATCAATCGCAAAGCTATCAAAGAAGACCAACTGATCGCGCTGCGAAACGTCTGTCCTACGCAAGCACTGACCGTCTGCGGTGAAGAGGCGAAATCAGACATGCTGTTCGACACCTTGATGAAAGACAAACCTTTCTACGACCAAAGCCAAGGTGGCGTGACCTTCTCCGGTGGTGAGCCACTCATGCAAGCGGATTTGGTGGCAGAACTCGCGCAGCGTCTGCATGACAACCAAGTCTCTACCGCTATTGAATCGTGCATGCATGTGCCGTGGAAGAACGTTGAAAAAGCCGCGCCGTATATTGATTGCTGGTTGGCGGATTTAAAACACACCGATGAAGAGAAGTTTCTTAGCTGGGCGAAAGGTTCACTAAAACGCATCAAAGACAATTTTCGAAAACTGGCACCTATCGCGAAGCGCATTGTGATTCGCGTTCCCGTTGTGCCGGGGTTCAATGACACCATCGAAGAGTTGCAAGACATCATCGATTTTGCGGCTTCACTAGAAAGCTGCCAAGAACTTCACTTGCTGCCGTACCACACGCTCGGCATCAATAAATACCGTTTGCTCGATATGCCTTACGAGTGTTCTGACAAGCCATTAAACAAACCAGAACTGCTAGAAAGCGCCATGCAATACGCAAGCGAAAACACCCAACTTAACGTGATTGTAAGAGGTTAA
- a CDS encoding formate C-acetyltransferase/glycerol dehydratase family glycyl radical enzyme has protein sequence MDLNYLPERIKAHKLALVNIVTPPVCTERAEAYTRAYQANEDKPVIVQRALALQEHLRTRTIWIKHDELIVGNQASKVRAAPIFPEYTVRWIEAEIDELADRPGAGFAVTEEDKQSIHSITPYWRGKTVQDRCYGLFTDEQQEILASSIIKAEGNMTSGDAHLAVDNEKILKLGMNGLLEDVRQHRANNDVSTFEGLKKEQFYKSVEIVLLAIQDHMVSYAELAAKMALEETRPLRKAELESVAANCRHVASDAPENFWQALQLSYFVQLMLQIESNGHSVSFGRMDQFLNEFYVRDIENGTIEKDFALELLQSCWLKLLEVNKIRSGAHSKASAGSPLYQNVCIGGQKLNEKGEPEDAVNPLSWAILESCGQLRSTQPNLSVRYHEGLNQEFLMGCIEVIKCGFGMPAFNNDEIVIPEFIKLGVEKEDAYNYASIGCIETAVPGKWGYRCTGMSFINFARILLASLNEGVDATTGKAFLPHDKSLAKGNFENFEQVTASWAEQIRYYTRKSIEIDTVVDSVLEQQAQDIFCSTLVDDCLARGKTVKEGGAKYDWVSGLQVGIANLGNSLAAIKHLVFDDAQITQPELAKALAEDFDGMENEQLRQRLINFAPKYGNDDDAVDQLLADAYQVYIDELGQFVNTRHGRGPIGGGYYAGTSSISANVPFGASTMATPDGRKAKTPLAEGASPSSGSDRLGPTAVYNSVGKIQANKILGGVLLNQKLSPAAVESEGDKLKLSMLIRTFFNHHKGWHVQYNIVSRETLLAAKKNPEQYRDLVVRVAGYSAFFTALSPDAQDDIIARTEHEL, from the coding sequence ATGGACCTGAATTACCTTCCTGAGCGTATCAAAGCGCACAAATTGGCACTGGTAAATATCGTAACGCCACCTGTCTGTACCGAGCGTGCAGAGGCATACACTCGTGCTTATCAAGCAAACGAAGACAAACCTGTGATTGTCCAACGTGCGCTAGCACTGCAAGAGCACTTACGCACTCGTACGATTTGGATTAAACACGATGAGTTGATTGTCGGTAACCAAGCGAGCAAAGTGCGCGCTGCGCCTATTTTCCCAGAATACACTGTACGTTGGATTGAAGCGGAAATTGATGAGCTAGCTGACCGTCCTGGTGCAGGCTTTGCGGTCACTGAAGAAGATAAGCAAAGCATCCACAGCATCACACCGTACTGGCGCGGTAAAACCGTTCAAGACCGTTGTTATGGCTTGTTCACTGATGAGCAGCAAGAAATCTTAGCCAGCTCCATCATTAAAGCTGAAGGCAACATGACTTCGGGTGACGCGCACCTTGCGGTGGATAACGAAAAAATCTTGAAGCTAGGCATGAACGGCTTGCTAGAGGATGTTCGTCAGCACCGTGCTAACAATGATGTTTCGACCTTTGAAGGCTTGAAGAAAGAGCAGTTCTATAAATCAGTCGAAATCGTACTGCTTGCGATTCAAGATCACATGGTGAGCTACGCTGAATTGGCGGCAAAAATGGCGTTAGAAGAGACGCGCCCGCTGCGCAAAGCTGAGTTAGAAAGCGTTGCGGCAAACTGTCGTCATGTCGCGAGTGATGCGCCGGAAAACTTCTGGCAAGCACTGCAATTGAGCTACTTCGTTCAATTGATGCTACAAATCGAATCGAACGGTCACTCGGTTTCTTTCGGTCGTATGGACCAATTCCTCAACGAATTTTATGTTCGCGATATCGAAAACGGCACGATTGAGAAAGACTTCGCACTAGAGCTTTTACAAAGCTGCTGGTTGAAGTTGCTTGAAGTAAACAAGATTCGCTCTGGTGCACACTCAAAAGCATCGGCAGGTTCTCCGCTGTATCAAAACGTGTGTATCGGCGGTCAGAAGTTGAATGAAAAGGGTGAGCCTGAAGATGCAGTGAATCCCCTTTCTTGGGCGATTCTGGAATCTTGTGGTCAGTTACGTTCGACGCAACCTAACTTGAGTGTGCGTTACCATGAAGGTTTAAACCAAGAGTTCTTAATGGGCTGTATTGAAGTGATTAAATGCGGCTTCGGTATGCCAGCGTTCAACAACGATGAGATTGTCATCCCTGAATTCATCAAGCTTGGTGTAGAGAAAGAAGACGCTTACAACTACGCATCTATCGGCTGTATCGAGACGGCGGTTCCGGGCAAATGGGGTTACCGTTGTACGGGCATGAGCTTCATTAACTTCGCTCGTATCCTGCTCGCTTCATTGAACGAAGGTGTGGATGCAACAACGGGTAAAGCCTTCTTGCCGCACGATAAGTCATTAGCGAAAGGTAACTTTGAGAACTTTGAGCAAGTGACGGCTTCTTGGGCAGAGCAAATCCGCTACTATACCCGTAAATCGATTGAGATTGATACGGTAGTCGACAGCGTGCTTGAACAGCAGGCACAAGACATCTTCTGTTCAACGCTGGTGGATGACTGTTTGGCTCGCGGTAAAACCGTGAAAGAAGGCGGCGCGAAATACGATTGGGTATCTGGCTTGCAAGTCGGTATCGCAAACTTGGGTAACAGCCTAGCAGCCATCAAGCACCTTGTTTTCGATGACGCGCAAATCACTCAGCCAGAGCTGGCAAAAGCATTGGCAGAAGATTTCGACGGCATGGAGAACGAACAGCTTCGCCAACGTCTTATCAACTTTGCACCAAAATACGGTAACGATGATGATGCAGTAGACCAACTACTGGCAGACGCTTACCAAGTGTACATTGATGAGCTAGGGCAGTTTGTAAATACGCGTCATGGGCGTGGTCCAATTGGCGGTGGTTACTACGCAGGTACATCAAGTATCTCGGCAAACGTCCCATTCGGTGCTTCAACCATGGCAACGCCAGATGGTCGTAAAGCGAAAACGCCATTGGCAGAAGGTGCAAGCCCGTCATCTGGCTCAGACCGTTTAGGTCCAACGGCTGTGTACAACTCGGTCGGTAAGATCCAAGCGAACAAGATCCTTGGTGGCGTGCTGCTTAATCAGAAGTTAAGCCCAGCAGCGGTTGAGTCTGAAGGGGATAAGCTCAAGCTTTCTATGTTGATTCGCACCTTCTTCAACCACCACAAAGGTTGGCACGTGCAGTACAACATAGTCTCTCGTGAGACCTTGCTAGCTGCGAAGAAGAACCCTGAACAATATCGTGATCTTGTTGTGCGAGTTGCAGGCTACTCAGCCTTCTTCACCGCGCTATCACCAGACGCGCAAGACGACATCATCGCACGTACTGAGCACGAGCTGTAA
- a CDS encoding DNA-binding transcriptional regulator YciT, translating into MNPRQNEILQLVNDRKRIQVTELVEIIGVSGVTIRQDLNFLEHEGYLKRVHGAAMALQSDDIDSRLEVRFDIKQALANKAADLVAPNETVLIEGGSANALLARTLAERGDVTIITPSAYIAHLIRNTSANIILLGGVYQHQGESLVGPLTKLCIENIHFSTAFLGIDGFHQDTGFTSRDMMRADIADTILAKQRRNIILTDSSKFGQIFPSTIGATDQISILLTDKSAPKADIDFLKRKGVTVYFG; encoded by the coding sequence ATGAACCCAAGACAAAATGAAATTCTGCAACTCGTCAATGATCGAAAACGTATACAAGTGACTGAATTGGTAGAGATAATAGGCGTATCTGGAGTAACTATTCGTCAAGACCTGAATTTCTTAGAGCATGAAGGTTACTTGAAGCGTGTTCATGGTGCGGCGATGGCACTGCAAAGCGACGACATCGATAGTCGGCTCGAAGTACGCTTTGATATTAAACAGGCATTAGCCAATAAAGCGGCTGACCTAGTTGCTCCTAATGAAACGGTGTTGATTGAAGGTGGCAGTGCCAACGCCTTGTTGGCTAGGACGTTAGCGGAGCGAGGTGACGTTACCATTATCACCCCCTCTGCTTACATCGCTCACCTAATTCGCAATACCTCTGCAAACATCATATTGCTCGGTGGTGTGTATCAGCATCAAGGTGAAAGCTTAGTTGGACCTCTTACCAAGCTTTGTATTGAAAACATTCATTTTAGTACTGCATTTTTGGGTATTGATGGTTTCCACCAAGATACGGGCTTCACTAGTCGAGATATGATGCGTGCAGACATTGCCGACACTATTTTGGCTAAACAGCGTCGCAATATTATCCTCACTGATTCAAGCAAGTTTGGTCAAATCTTCCCTTCTACTATCGGTGCGACAGACCAGATCTCAATATTGCTTACTGATAAATCGGCACCAAAAGCTGATATCGACTTTCTTAAACGAAAAGGTGTGACTGTCTACTTTGGTTAG
- a CDS encoding glycoside hydrolase — translation MKLNLPFLTTLLVGSTLAVSTLAQPIELTANKQHVSIVPETLQIDWNGLSINDNALSINQQTSSSYRLIKKSATYASWQVQPSGIQLQASLEGEVLQLTLTPPNNLKIDRKHPLVIGWFELNEQKVDTLLLPLSEGMRIPVKHATWANFLADEYSGSNTTQGLKMPFWSAEQQGRFINYHLLSPTNNQLSFSNHKGRVDMALNHHFTPLNRNQPLRVNISIGDDILSGAKQYRTWRQTQRLADPLSAKIARNPEIKKLIAANHVYLFGTGPISIQDVKNWWGLNEWYTKRSGLILSREAEKELSSLSKDQGWFSAFHKQLLLDELQSSLTKKFPVPHPSLIDNTIATQYQMAQARKSWLIKQAGQYLVKPSKWGQALSSDMLNTFQQAGLSHLWLGFDNWMPSFYQPESVNKAKQLGYLVGVYDSYNTAIAQGVNDGWLTALLPDEMRNDCAIEKANGDKKTGFRGKGFYLNPNCHLDYVKQRILDIAHYGGFNSLFLDVDGTSMAREDYRDNSSQTEVLSAYNKRLNWISQQTSLVLGSEDGNALTSTGMTFAHGLETVGFGWVDPDMTKNKQSKYYLGRWYPNHKPEYFFKSAQVKEPYRSLLFSPQYRLPLYQAVFHDEVINNHHWHSDSLKFSDVKAYRDLTAMLYNTPAMVHLTRDEALSVNSPRIKALQHYQAGYSPLHKALWDKALTDFVWLNPLGTVQKATYSDGSIIVANFTQQRVKYGDKHIDPLAIYAELSDGTRLDWQSQ, via the coding sequence ATGAAATTAAATCTACCTTTTTTAACAACGCTACTGGTTGGCAGCACTTTGGCGGTCAGCACGTTAGCCCAACCAATTGAGCTCACTGCAAATAAACAACACGTCTCAATTGTTCCGGAAACCTTACAGATAGACTGGAACGGTTTGTCCATCAATGACAATGCCCTATCGATCAATCAGCAAACCAGCTCCAGTTATCGGCTGATAAAGAAAAGTGCAACGTATGCGAGCTGGCAAGTTCAACCAAGTGGTATCCAATTGCAAGCGTCGCTGGAGGGCGAGGTTTTGCAACTCACCTTGACTCCGCCAAACAACCTGAAGATTGACCGAAAACATCCGTTAGTGATTGGTTGGTTTGAACTCAACGAACAGAAAGTCGATACCTTGTTATTGCCTCTTAGCGAGGGAATGCGTATTCCAGTGAAGCATGCAACTTGGGCAAACTTCCTTGCTGATGAATACTCAGGCTCAAATACGACTCAAGGCTTGAAAATGCCCTTCTGGAGTGCGGAACAACAAGGGCGCTTTATCAACTACCATTTGCTGTCACCCACGAACAACCAGTTGAGCTTCTCGAACCACAAAGGTCGAGTTGATATGGCGCTAAACCATCACTTCACTCCTTTGAACCGTAATCAGCCGCTGCGAGTAAACATCTCTATAGGTGACGACATATTGAGCGGCGCAAAGCAGTACCGAACGTGGCGACAGACTCAGCGGCTAGCCGATCCCTTAAGCGCGAAAATTGCCCGTAACCCAGAGATAAAAAAACTGATCGCAGCCAACCACGTTTATCTCTTTGGCACTGGCCCTATTAGCATTCAGGATGTCAAAAACTGGTGGGGCCTAAACGAATGGTATACAAAAAGATCAGGGTTAATCCTGTCTCGTGAGGCAGAAAAAGAACTGTCTTCATTGAGCAAAGATCAAGGTTGGTTTAGCGCATTTCACAAGCAGTTGCTGCTAGACGAATTACAATCCTCGTTAACGAAAAAATTCCCAGTTCCTCACCCAAGCTTAATTGACAACACCATAGCAACTCAGTACCAAATGGCACAGGCTCGTAAATCGTGGCTGATTAAACAAGCGGGCCAATACTTAGTTAAACCATCAAAGTGGGGCCAGGCGTTATCTAGCGATATGCTTAACACCTTTCAACAAGCGGGTCTTTCCCATTTGTGGCTTGGCTTTGATAATTGGATGCCAAGTTTCTATCAACCGGAAAGCGTAAATAAAGCCAAACAACTTGGCTACCTTGTCGGGGTTTACGACTCATACAACACGGCGATTGCACAAGGTGTGAATGATGGATGGCTCACTGCCTTGCTCCCTGACGAGATGCGTAATGACTGTGCGATTGAAAAAGCTAATGGGGATAAAAAAACAGGTTTTCGCGGTAAAGGCTTCTATCTGAATCCAAATTGCCACTTAGATTATGTTAAGCAACGTATTCTCGATATTGCTCATTACGGGGGGTTCAATAGCTTGTTCCTTGATGTTGACGGTACATCAATGGCTCGAGAAGACTATCGAGATAACAGTAGCCAAACTGAGGTCCTGTCTGCTTACAACAAACGTTTAAATTGGATCAGCCAGCAAACATCATTGGTATTAGGTTCTGAAGATGGGAATGCATTAACCAGCACAGGTATGACGTTTGCTCACGGATTGGAGACAGTGGGCTTTGGTTGGGTAGACCCGGATATGACCAAGAATAAACAATCTAAGTACTACTTAGGTCGCTGGTACCCCAATCACAAGCCGGAATATTTCTTCAAATCAGCACAGGTAAAAGAGCCTTATCGCAGCTTGCTGTTTTCACCTCAATATCGTCTCCCACTCTATCAAGCGGTGTTTCATGATGAGGTCATCAACAACCATCATTGGCATAGTGATAGCCTAAAGTTCAGTGACGTTAAAGCGTACCGAGATCTCACAGCAATGCTATACAACACTCCAGCAATGGTTCATTTAACAAGAGACGAGGCACTGAGTGTTAACAGTCCAAGAATTAAAGCTCTTCAACATTATCAAGCCGGCTATTCACCACTCCATAAGGCTCTGTGGGATAAGGCGCTGACCGACTTTGTTTGGCTAAACCCGCTCGGTACGGTGCAAAAAGCGACCTACTCTGATGGCAGCATTATTGTGGCTAACTTTACCCAACAGCGCGTCAAATACGGTGACAAACACATTGACCCGCTTGCGATTTACGCAGAGCTTAGCGATGGCACTCGGTTAGATTGGCAGAGTCAATAA
- a CDS encoding DUF2861 family protein, which yields MSKSTLFGATFLIALVASTPSHSELFLDTPLQPAYQATLNRQPQLAWQELTLALSQHELDDQLWLPVKQEVLHQTDCGSALSGSSANNLRLSFVKRFGTTAKGYQVRISTENSPSAMDVTLYTPDGSPLVSGQFAAGQSYQEFESIELLQKPRSGVFNLVIDEQTIGLVIAIEDQSQWLAFNQQRAIPTVELNLPQTLPGCPSVSASWQWFDSDYRMLGHKVAFQQNPQPIPANSPYQTQAKHLSASVERVEFQHGVRIEYIQRIAIPYQ from the coding sequence ATGAGTAAATCCACATTGTTTGGCGCCACGTTTTTGATCGCGCTCGTCGCCTCGACACCTAGCCACAGTGAGCTATTCCTTGATACGCCGTTGCAACCGGCTTATCAAGCAACACTCAATCGACAACCTCAACTCGCTTGGCAAGAGCTAACCCTTGCTCTCAGTCAGCACGAACTTGACGACCAGCTTTGGTTACCTGTGAAACAAGAAGTCCTCCACCAGACCGATTGTGGGAGCGCTCTGTCAGGTAGTTCGGCTAACAACCTGCGGCTCAGCTTTGTGAAGCGATTTGGTACCACGGCGAAAGGCTATCAGGTGCGAATTTCCACAGAGAACAGCCCGAGCGCCATGGATGTCACGTTATATACCCCAGATGGTTCGCCATTAGTCTCAGGGCAATTTGCCGCAGGGCAAAGCTATCAAGAATTTGAAAGTATTGAGTTGTTACAGAAACCACGCTCTGGGGTGTTCAATCTTGTTATTGACGAGCAAACCATTGGATTAGTCATTGCTATTGAAGACCAGTCGCAATGGCTCGCCTTTAATCAACAGCGCGCCATCCCAACCGTCGAATTGAACCTGCCACAAACCCTTCCAGGTTGCCCGAGTGTGTCGGCAAGTTGGCAGTGGTTTGATAGCGATTATCGAATGTTAGGTCACAAAGTCGCGTTTCAACAAAACCCGCAGCCAATACCAGCCAACAGCCCTTATCAAACACAAGCAAAACACCTTAGTGCTAGCGTCGAACGAGTCGAGTTTCAGCATGGAGTTCGCATCGAATACATTCAACGCATTGCCATTCCATACCAGTAA
- a CDS encoding response regulator transcription factor, which translates to MSTILLIEDDQLLGQGLVSVFENNHYRCLWAQNSEQAQKLWYKADLVILDRQLDDGDSLQHLPHWMLLKALPVIVLTAKVTVEERVEGLMAGAKDYVSKPFSTDELLARVTSQLRPLGGGQLNYADIQIDIGQRQASIGPQSVALKPKEFQLLLLLVQNQGRVFHRDELLNKIWGYEAFPNTRTVDNHVLHLRQKLPSLNIETHRGVGYRLREANQ; encoded by the coding sequence ATGAGCACAATACTTCTGATTGAAGACGATCAACTCCTAGGGCAAGGCCTCGTCAGCGTCTTTGAAAATAATCACTACCGATGCTTATGGGCGCAAAACAGCGAACAAGCCCAAAAGCTCTGGTATAAAGCAGATTTGGTGATTCTCGACAGACAGTTGGACGACGGCGATAGCTTACAGCATCTCCCACATTGGATGTTGCTTAAGGCACTCCCAGTCATTGTGTTAACGGCCAAAGTCACGGTTGAAGAGCGCGTGGAAGGCTTGATGGCCGGCGCTAAAGACTATGTAAGTAAGCCATTCTCTACCGATGAGTTGCTCGCGCGTGTCACTTCTCAGCTTCGTCCCTTAGGCGGCGGCCAACTCAATTATGCCGACATCCAAATAGATATAGGTCAACGCCAAGCAAGCATTGGGCCGCAGTCGGTCGCACTCAAACCCAAAGAGTTTCAACTCTTATTATTGCTGGTACAAAATCAAGGTCGAGTATTTCATCGCGATGAGTTGCTCAATAAAATTTGGGGTTATGAAGCCTTTCCAAACACGCGTACGGTCGACAATCACGTTTTGCATTTACGCCAAAAGCTGCCGAGCTTAAACATTGAAACCCACCGAGGCGTAGGCTACCGATTGAGAGAGGCAAACCAATGA
- a CDS encoding DUF3404 domain-containing protein, with translation MLGRLYLISLVYLFSCAAFGQDLQHQWQALYQEAWQQTEVTVKQSHIAQFPKALWLSSSQYPNFERFSWQDLRTLEQVATFCRATANAPQRISDAIEFELALCQNKALDPAWFANHTLLHPAGGSYADRYLEQGRAHNQVFSPELLAFTSLSNPNNPLYSQVSTLSAEGKQALINGYRAWLEGDALWLSGESGWKRVTENVWQPLAKHYNITLTGNSCGLTYSNLCISHTDTTWLSQQQLLLLFGTLVAVFIARLSVLKHKQQREKRFVLQLLTHELRTPITSLGLTIELFRDQFDQFDSETQQAFWRLLSDYQRLSQLTENSKVYLNANKGTALLSQTASVHDWLTHCCDKHQVEFSLNQDKEITLPYYWLSVCLDNLIKNAKQHGQGEVYVSAHLGKTLTIEVQDQGHFPNAWQRMFRRRKVSSDNMGIGLHIVAHLIKLANGKLILLRKPTRCILELPYEHNTSD, from the coding sequence ATGCTTGGGCGCTTGTACCTCATCTCGCTGGTTTACCTTTTCTCTTGCGCGGCATTTGGCCAAGATTTACAACATCAATGGCAAGCATTGTACCAAGAAGCGTGGCAACAGACAGAGGTCACCGTTAAGCAATCTCATATTGCTCAGTTTCCAAAAGCACTGTGGCTATCAAGCAGTCAGTACCCAAATTTCGAGCGCTTTAGCTGGCAAGACTTACGCACACTGGAGCAAGTTGCCACCTTCTGCCGAGCAACTGCGAATGCACCGCAGCGAATCTCAGACGCAATCGAATTTGAGCTGGCGTTATGCCAAAACAAAGCGCTTGATCCCGCTTGGTTTGCCAATCACACATTGTTGCATCCCGCGGGTGGCAGCTACGCAGATCGCTATTTGGAACAAGGTAGAGCGCATAACCAAGTATTCTCACCCGAGCTTCTTGCCTTCACCAGCTTATCCAACCCGAATAACCCACTCTATTCACAAGTCTCCACGCTTTCTGCAGAAGGTAAACAAGCCTTGATTAACGGTTACCGAGCTTGGTTAGAAGGTGATGCCTTATGGCTAAGTGGAGAGTCTGGCTGGAAACGAGTAACGGAAAATGTCTGGCAGCCACTTGCGAAACACTACAACATCACCCTAACAGGAAACAGTTGCGGCTTAACTTACAGTAACTTATGTATTAGCCATACTGACACGACTTGGCTCAGTCAGCAGCAGTTGTTGTTGCTTTTCGGCACTTTAGTTGCTGTGTTTATCGCTCGGCTTAGCGTACTCAAACACAAACAGCAGCGAGAAAAGCGCTTTGTTCTACAATTATTAACTCACGAGTTGAGAACGCCTATCACCAGCTTAGGGCTCACCATCGAGCTGTTTCGTGATCAATTCGATCAGTTTGATTCAGAGACTCAGCAAGCGTTTTGGCGTTTGCTGTCCGATTACCAAAGACTGTCGCAACTGACAGAGAACAGCAAAGTCTACCTAAATGCCAACAAGGGAACCGCACTGCTATCCCAAACGGCCTCGGTACATGATTGGCTTACCCATTGCTGTGACAAACATCAGGTCGAGTTTTCACTTAATCAAGATAAAGAGATAACGCTACCCTATTACTGGCTTTCTGTTTGTTTAGACAACTTGATCAAAAATGCGAAACAACACGGTCAAGGCGAAGTCTATGTCAGCGCGCACCTTGGCAAAACACTGACCATTGAAGTTCAAGATCAAGGGCATTTCCCAAATGCTTGGCAGCGCATGTTTAGGCGAAGAAAGGTGTCCAGCGATAACATGGGCATAGGATTACACATCGTTGCCCACCTTATAAAGCTCGCTAATGGCAAGCTAATCTTACTGCGTAAACCAACTCGATGTATTTTGGAGCTGCCGTATGAGCACAATACTTCTGATTGA
- a CDS encoding thiamine-phosphate diphosphorylase, with product MGKERIKREYDLRVLNLVGESEYQSRMAIWNNLNFTNDTVNDIKTFVDQAFSKLQQELSNNKAELNIDYNEFVITANEEINYIKGNVADTTSQYFWYAMIALMVAGTIAICI from the coding sequence ATCGGAAAAGAACGTATCAAGCGTGAATATGATCTGCGCGTTCTTAACCTCGTCGGTGAAAGTGAATACCAATCTCGTATGGCGATCTGGAACAACCTTAACTTCACGAATGATACCGTCAATGACATTAAAACATTTGTTGATCAGGCATTTAGCAAGTTACAGCAAGAGCTGTCTAACAATAAGGCGGAGCTAAACATCGACTACAATGAGTTTGTAATTACCGCAAACGAAGAGATTAACTACATTAAAGGCAATGTCGCGGATACCACTTCTCAGTACTTTTGGTATGCGATGATTGCACTTATGGTGGCCGGTACAATCGCGATTTGTATTTGA
- a CDS encoding SufE family protein, translating to MTPEKVLKNFSRCADWEERYLYLIELGERLPAYPLDKQRADYLVAGCQSQVWVDIQCSKQGILTLRATSDSSIVKGLLSLISIAYDKQSVEHAKRFDVHAWFDSLELKSHLTPGRTQGLDAIIQHVRHLAAQSDITPLPQ from the coding sequence ATGACACCAGAAAAAGTACTCAAAAACTTTAGCCGCTGCGCCGATTGGGAAGAGCGATATCTTTATCTCATCGAACTCGGTGAACGCTTACCCGCCTACCCGTTGGATAAACAGCGAGCTGACTACCTCGTAGCTGGCTGCCAAAGTCAGGTTTGGGTCGATATTCAATGCTCAAAGCAAGGAATTCTCACTTTACGCGCCACCAGCGATTCTTCCATCGTTAAGGGGTTATTGTCGTTGATTTCGATTGCCTACGATAAGCAAAGTGTCGAGCACGCGAAGCGCTTTGACGTTCATGCTTGGTTTGATTCGCTAGAGTTAAAATCTCACCTTACTCCGGGAAGAACACAAGGGCTGGATGCCATTATTCAACACGTTCGCCATCTTGCGGCTCAAAGTGACATTACACCGCTCCCCCAATAG